In Ostrea edulis chromosome 4, xbOstEdul1.1, whole genome shotgun sequence, a single window of DNA contains:
- the LOC125669256 gene encoding 60S ribosomal protein L3-like — protein sequence MSHRKFSAPRHGSKAFLPKKRSRRHRGKCKAFPKDEKSKPCHLTAFMGYKAGMTHIVRDVDRPGSKSNKKEIVEAVTIIETPPIMVVGVVGYIETPSGLRAFKTIFAEHLSEDCRRRFYKNWYRAKKKAFTKYSKKWQDEEGKKEIERDFAKMKKYCKVIRVLAHTQMKLLKKRQRKAHIMEIQVNGGTVSQKVDWARESLEKAIPVEKVFAQDENIDCIGVTRGRGFKGVTSRWHTKKLPRKTHKGLRKVACIGAWHPSRVQFTVARAGQKGYHHRTEINKKIYRIGKGIHTKEGKVVKNNAATEYDPAEKSITPMGGFPHYGEVNQDFLMLKGCCMGSRKRVITLRKSLLASFRKKAMEKITLKFIDTSSKYGHGRFQTFEEKKNFMGPLKKDAQKETAA from the exons ATG TCTCATAGGAAATTTTCGGCCCCTCGCCACGGATCGAAGGCGTTCCTCCCGAAGAAGCGCTCTAGGCGCCATAGGGGAAAATGCAAGGCTTTCCCGAAGGACGAGAAATCTAAGCCCTGTCATTTGACTGCTTTCATGGGTTACAAAGCAGGAATGACCCACATAGTGAGGGATGTCGACAGGCCCGGATCAA AATCCAACAAGAAAGAGATCGTAGAGGCTGTAACTATCATTGAGACTCCTCCCATAATGGTTGTTGGTGTTGTCGGATACATTGAAACACCCAGTGGTCTGAGAGCTTTCAAAACCATCTTTGCCGAGCACCTGAGCGAAGACTGTAGACGTCGATTCTACAAGAACTG GTATCGCGCCAAGAAGAAGGCCTTCACCAAGTACTCCAAGAAGTGGCAGGATGAGGAGGGCAAGAAGGAGATTGAGAGGGACTTCGCTAAGATGAAGAAGTACTGCAAAGTCATCCGTGTCCTAGCACACACACAG ATGAAGCTGTTGAAGAAGCGCCAGAGGAAGGCCCACATTATGGAGATCCAGGTGAATGGTGGCACAGTCAGCCAGAAGGTGGACTGGGCCCGGGAATCTCTAGAGAAAGCCATACCAGTAGAAAAGGTGTTCGCTCAGGACGAGAACATTGACTGCATTGGAGTAACACGAGGACGCGGGTTCAAAG GTGTAACATCCAGGTGGCACACCAAGAAACTGCCCAGGAAGACGCATAAAGGTCTGCGCAAGGTTGCCTGTATTGGAGCCTGGCATCCTAGCCGAGTCCAGTTCACTGTTGCCCGTGCTGGTCAGAAGGGATACCATCATCGTACCGAGATCAACAAGAAAATTTACCGCATTGGTAAAGGTATCCACACCAAGGAGGGCAAG GTAGTGAAGAACAATGCCGCAACAGAGTATGACCCTGCTGAGAAGAGCATTACCCCAATGGGAGGCTTCCCTCACTATGGAGAAGTCAATCAAGACTTCCTTATGCTGAAGGGCTGTTGTATGGGATCCAGGAAGAGAGTTATCACCCTTAGAAAG TCCTTGCTGGCTTCATTCAGGAAGAAGGCTATGGAGAAGATCACTCTGAAGTTCATCGACACCTCCAGCAAGTACGGTCACGGACGTTTCCAGACCTTCGAGGAAAAGAAGAACTTCATGGGCCCACTGAAGAAGGATGCTCAGAAAGAAACTGCAGCATAA